From the genome of Neomonachus schauinslandi chromosome 1, ASM220157v2, whole genome shotgun sequence:
GCTGCTGGTGAATTGACTCGGACCCGCCACTGCTACTGGACATTAGCCCTCCGACTGCGGAGACTCACGCTTATTTATTTGTAGGGTTTGCTTTTAAGGACCGGTTCCCTGCTGCGCCCTGAGGACCTGGCCCAGTCGGGTCGGACACGGGTgggacagggctggggtgggtgtTAAATAAACGGGAAAATAAACTTGTTCTCGTTTCTAGCGGGAGGGGCGTTCCCTGCGCTAGTCGGTTTCGGCCCCTTTAAGGCGTCGTCCAACAGCGTGGCGGGCGGTGCGAGACCTTACACACGTGGGGGGCGGGGCTGCAGCGCGGTTTACGCGAATAATTTAAAGGGGCCGCGCCCGCGGCGCTGGACGGAAAGCTACTGGTGTTGGCGCAGCGTGGACCCCGGCTGCGGCCCGGTGGGTGAGTCCGGGTTTTCGTCGCCCCCGCAGAGGCGTCCCTTCGGGGGTCGTTAGCGAGTCCTCGGCTTTCCCAAGATCTGCCCTCCTTTGGCCGGTAGCTCCCGACTCTCTGATGCTCCCATCCCCCCCCTCGCCGCCCCCCAGTTACTGGCAGGTGTTTCCGCGCCGGTAGCCAGGTGCGGGCtagggaggaagaggagtagTCTTCCCCATGAATTTTCCAGGTAATACCTCCAGGGCCCAGTGACTCCCCCAAATTTCCGTTAGCACTCCAGCGGTGCCAGAAATATTCTCAGGTTTCCAGAAAAGTCCCAGTAATATTCCAGCATTCATTCCTAGCCGGCTCTTGCTCAAACGACCCCAGGGACGTGCTCACCCACTTCTCAGTTTTCCCAGGAATAGTGCTGTATTCCTGAGAATCTCTCAGTAACTTTACAGTGATCCCCAGTAATTCCAGCGTCCCTGGTTACGTCTCCCAGTAATGGCGCCAGCATCGTTCCGAGAGTCCCAGTGATGCTTCACACTGTCAGAGACCCCGTAACTTTACTAATGCGTGACTGTAAATCTAGCATCACAGTAACACCTTGCGAATCCGCCCCACTCCGAGCGTCCCGGGATTCCTCCGAGACCCCGCAACGCCCCAGGATCCCTTGTGTGGGAGTTTCCAGCAGCACTCCCGAGCGCCCCCCGCCCGTGGGTCTCCCCAGGGGCAGGTTTGGGTCAGAAGTCAGGCGACCCCGTGGCTTGAAGGCCCCAGTTTCCCTGGGGTTGGGGCATCCAGTCTTCGCAGAGGGGTGCGGCCTTGGGTCTGCCGGGTCAGGATTGATCAATCCCTCAGGGCGGAGGCTAGGAGGAGGCCACTTGCGGGAGGAAGGCGGGCTCTTCGGGGACCCGTGCGCACGCTGCTGACTGTGGGTGTCCGGCCGGCTGCCCTTTGGCCCCAGGGTGGGGCTGTACCCGTGGGGCGTCTGGTCGGCTCGGCGTGTGGGTGAAGGGAGCCAGGGACGCGCCTTACTCCCTAGCCTGGGCGTCGAGGTCAACCTGCACCACCTCTCTGCTCTGCAGCGCCCCACCAGCCGTCCCCTGGCTAGCGAAGCCATCCAGGCGGCGAGTACGAAGGGGGCAAGGCTCGAGGTAGGGGTAGGGGAAAGGCGTGCCCAGAGTGACGACTTGCACCGGTTCCTCCTGCTTCTTATTCCCCAGGATTCCGGGCTACCAGACCTCGGCCCAGTCTGAAGCAACTGATGGAGGCTCCGTTACAAACGGGAATGGTAAAGATTGCTTTGTGAGGCGCTGTGGGGACTACAATTCCCGAAATGCTGAGCGCTCATCGCGGTCCCGCGAGAACTGTTCAGACAGAACTACGTTTCCCGGCGTGCACCGCGGGCCGCGGAGCCGCCGGAAAGAGTTGCGCCCCCGGGGAGGGAGCAGCGGCGGCCCATTCTGCAGATGGGGACGTCGAGGCACGGGCCGATTGTGACCTCCTCGGGGGCGGCGGACTTGACCGAATGGGATGGGGACGGGGGCGTCCCGGCCTCCGGGGAGGGCTCGGCAGGCCGGGTATGCGATGCGCAGCCAGTGCCATTCGTCCCGCAGGTGCTGGGCGTGATGATTGGGGCCGGAGTCGCGGTGCTGGTCACTGCAGTGCTCATCCTCCTGCTGGTGCGGAGGCTCCGAGTGCCGAGTGAGGACCCGGAGGGCCCCTCCGGGGAGGCTGCGGAGTGGGGAGCTGAAATGCCCGGGTTCCTGAGGCAGTAGAGATGGGACTTAACGGGAGTCTGCACGCAGTGCCCTCCTCTCTGGCCGTGTGGAGTCTGCGCAGAGCTCAGAGTGCTTCTCTCCCCACTTATCCCCAGAAACGCCAGCACCGGATGGCCCCCGGTATCGATTCCGGAAGAGGGACAAAGTGCTCTTCTATGGTCGGAAAATTATGCGGAAGGTGAGTTTAGGACCCCCGGGGTCCCCGCTGAACACACAGAGGTTCTGCCCTTTCCTTTTTACTCGTTTTAGTAAGTCCGTTTTCCTTGGCTAGGGTTCTCTGGATCTGGCCCTTCTTCCCTTGCTCTGAATTGGcagttcacccatcccccatccttaCTCCTCCTAGGTATCACAGTCCACTTCCTCCCTGGTGGACGCTTCTGTCTGCACCACTTCCCGGCCACGCATGAAGAAGAAACttaagatgctcaacattgccAAGAAGTAAGGCTGTACTGGGTGTACCTGGTACTGGGGGCTATCTCAGGGACCCTTTGAGTAATCAGCCCACACCAAAGGGTGTATCTAAGGATTCTTTGAGCTGCACGGACTGTTTGGGGAGTCTTCCCACATTAGAGGGGCTATCTCAGAACTCTCGCACACTAGACAGGCGGGCTCTGAGAACATCTCAGCGAGGTTCCCCCTACCACGGGGTGTTTGTGAGTCAGTCAGTATCTTAGACGCTTTGTAATAATAGGGTTAGGGGTCTCCGTCTGGGCTCTCCATGTAGGCCAGTTCATGGGTCTCCCCACACAGGAGGTGATTCATTGGGGTTAACTCAGGTGTTTCTGTGATCTCCTGGAGGGGCTATCTCTAGCTTCTGTTTTCTAGGGGTTATCTCAGCAATCTCTACATCAGAAAGCATCTCTCTATGTCACCTACCCTGGAGTTTTTCCTACACTAAGGAGGCTATCTTAGGTGTTTCTGTTTCCTAGGAGTCATTTCAAGAATCTTCTTGCTCTAAGAAACATAGGAAGGACATCCCAGGGCTCCATGCCATCAGCAAAGGGCTATCTCAGAGTCTCTGAGAAAGGCTCTCCCAGGGATCTTTCTAAGTTGGAAGCTGGCTGTGAGGTTGGTCTCCAGACATCATGGAATGTACTTGAAGGTCTGTCTCAAGGGTGTCTTCACAGTAAGGGCTCTCCCACTGAGGGTGTCATCCTAGGGCTGTCCATGATCAGCAGATGTGTCATCGCATGGCTTTTTGTGACTTCGGTAGAAGGGCTAGCTCTAGAGCCTCTATGATCAGTTGAGGGTCTGTATCTCCTGTCTCTGTATGTCACGGGGGTTGTGTCAATGTGTGCATACCCTCGAGGAGCTACACTGATGTTTTCATGACCTTCAGGGGGCTATCTCCGCTCTTTCTGAACTGGGCAAGGGCTAGCCCAAGATCTGTTTGATCAGAAAAGGAACCATATCTGGATTTCTCTATATCGTGCAATTTAATTCAGGAGTCTGCTTATCCTAGAGGGTTCTATCTCAGGGGGCTTGTGACCCGGAAGGGGCTGTCTCAGTAGTACCTGTGACTTGCAGGGAAGGGCTCTTCTGGGTCTATGAGTAGCAGAGAGCACTATCTGTGCTCTCCACATACAATGAGAGCTATTTCAGGAGTCTTTGTGACCATCGAAGGGATCATCTCAGGGTTCTCTGAGATCTGGAAGGAAAGGCCAGCTCAGGGAGCTTTACAAAGGTCCGAGCAGCTGATGGGGTCTCCTCGTATGATGGAAGCTACCCCAGAGCTCTGCGTGTGTTGGGGAGGCTATCTCCGGGTCCGGTCTGTGCTAGGAAGGAAGGTCTCAGGGGTCCCATGATGAATGGAGGTGCAATTTCTGGGGTCAGGCTGTATTTTATGCCAGGGGTCTGCCTAACTACAGGGTCCATTGCAGGAGCTTATGATTAGCAAAGAGGCGATCTCAGGATTTTACATCAGAGGACAACAAATTTTTTTGTAAGGGGTCAGATCAGTAAACATCTTAGGCTTTGCAGGCTGTATGACTGTGTTACAATTTTTCAGCATTGTCGTTGAGTGAAAGCAGCCACGGGTAAcgtgtaaatgaatgaatatggttgtgtgccaataaaactttatttacgtAAGTAGGTAGTGGACCAGAGTTTGCTGACTCCCGTTCTTTGTGATTTAGAGGAAAGGCTATGTGGGAGTCTTCAGGTCTGCCCGAGCCCTCTCCCTACCTGCCCCCTGCACCCCTCTCTTCCCCCCAGGATCCTTCGTATCCAGAAAGAGGCACCAACACTGCAACGGAAGGAGCCGCCGCCTGCAGTGCTCGAGGCTGACTTGACGGAGGGTGACCTGGCTAACTCCCACCTGCCCTCCGAGGTGCTCTACATGCTCAAGAATGTCCGGTCAGtgttggggtgcaggtggggggCGCCTGCAGAGTTGGGGGGCTCACCTGACCTCCTGCAttcctccccctctctgccccatccAACAGGGTGCTGGGCCACTTCGAGAAGCCTCTCTTCCTGGAGCTCTGCCGACACATGGTCTTCCAGCGGCTCAGCCAGGGGGACTATGTCTTCCGGCCAGGCCAGCCGGACGCCAGTATCTACGTGGTGCAGGATGGGCTGCTGGAGCTCTGTCTGCCAGGGCCGGTGAGCGGACCAATCGTGGGGTACCATGGGGGGATGGGCAGTGCGGATGGGCAGTGGGGACTGGGATGGGCGTTGCTTTCAGTCAGCGGGGTTCACGGACTTTTGAGATGCGCAGGCAGAAGTTGGGAACAAACGCGCAAGGGTGTCGGGTTGGTCTACATGGTCAGCAGTTATGATTAATGACGGCCAGAAAATGGATACCGGCCAGAGATTTGGTGGGTTTGGGGATCGGGGTGTCAGTGATCACTGGGTGGTGAGGTCCAGAGCCAGTGGCATGCTCAGGGGGTGGAATGCCAGTTGGCAGGGGGGGACAGCCCCGgtcaaccccccctcccccacgtcTGCGTGTCTCAGGATGGGAAGGAGTGTGTGGTGAAGGAAGTGGTCCCTGGGGACAGCGTCAACAGCCTTCTGAGCATCCTGGATGTCATCACTGTAAGTGATCAGTCTTGGGGGACAAGGAAGCTGGGTATGAGGACCCACTCAGTGGGCTGGTTTGGAGAGGGTCACCTGGGGGGCCCCAATCTCCCAGAGTCCCCTCGGATGCTGCCAGTGGTCTCGCAAGGCACTGGCCTTGGGAAGGACTTGGGGAGCAGTAAGGGAGCACACAGCCCCTGATCTTGATTCTCCTTGTTCCCCCCCATACCCACAGGGCCACCAGCACCCCCAGCGGACTGTATCTGCCCGGGCAGCCCGGGACTCCACAGTGCTGCGGCTGCCCGTGGAGGCCTTCTCTGACGTGTTCACCAAGTACCCCGAGAGCTTGGTGCGGGTGGTGCAGGTCAGCGGGCCTTTggcctccctccacctgcccctaCCCATCCCAGGCACCTGCGGGCTGGTGCTCAGCAGTCAGGTGGCGCTCAAGCTGTGCTTATCAGCCCTGAGCAGCCACATCTCTGGgggcccctgtcccctccctttaGCTGCCTCCACCCCTTCTCCCCAGGCTTCTGCCACCTGATTGTGGGTTTCTCCCTGGCTAGCCCTCTGCCCCTTACTGCCAGCCCCTTACTGCTCCCGGCCTTGACCTTCCCTACGCTTCCACCCCCTTAATGCCTAGTCCACATTTTCTTCCGCTTTCTGTTATGTGATTCTCATTACCCAGTGTCTCACTCCCCTTCTCCCTGGCCACAGATCATCATGGTGAGGCTGCAGCGGGTCACCTTTCTGGCCCTTCACAACTACCTGGGTCTGACCAACGAGCTGTTTAGCCACGTGAGTTCCGCAGGGGGCCCAGGGAACATGGAGccgggagggtgggggtgggatgcaTGCCTCCCAGGACCTACCACAAGGGGACTCTCTGTCACCAGGAGATCCAGCCCCTGCgcctcttccccagccctggcctcccagCCCGCACCAGCCCTGTGCGTGGCTCCAAGAGGGTGGTCAGCACCTCAGCTACTGAGGAGCCTAGGGAGACTCCTGGCCGGCCGCCTGAGCCCACTGGGGCCCCACTACCTGGACCTGCAGGTATCAGAGATGACCCCAGCCGTTTCCCAGGGACCCCATAGCTAGGTACCCAGGTCTGACTCCTGTTTGGTCCCCCAGAGACCCCTGGCCTCGGCCCCAGGGGGCCATCAGAATCGCTTTCCTAGTCCCCCAGTCCTCAGAGACTGTGAGCTGACCCATCTCTAAACCCTGCTCAGTTCCCTACTCTGTGATCCTAGCTTTAGGCTCTGAGGGGCAGGAGCCTGACCACATGTCTCTCCCAGGGGATCCGGTGAAGCCCACATCCCTGGaggctccctctgctcccctgctgaGTCGCTGCATCTCCATGCCGGTGGACATCTCAGGTTTGGGGCACCAGATGGAGGGGGGTAAGGCCATCGGGCTTCTGGGTTGCCTGTAGGCATACCAGCCTTgatttttcccatctgtgaagtgggaataCTGGCAGTATTCTCGTGATGTTTTTCTGGGTAATTATTGAGATGGTGTCTTCCCAGCTGTGGTTAAGAAAGATTCTGAGGGCGAGTGCTGTAATGGAGTAGTCACATCTGCACAGATAGGGAATTTGGCACATAGGTCAACTGGGGTTGCTctcatctttattgtttttataaaatacctCCTGCCCAACGCAGGCTTGCAGGGTGGGCCCCGCTCTGACTTCGACATGGCGTATGAGCGTGGCCGGATCTCCGTGTCCCTGCAGGAAGATGCCTCAGGGGGACCCCAGGCAGCTCCCGTTCGGGTAAggccctcatcccctcccctccccagtgccctcCCACAACCCTGGCCTGGCCCACAGTGGCATCCCCGAGAGAAGGTCAGGTGGGAGCACAGAGGTCACAGGCCCTGTCCCGTGCAGACCCCCACTCAGGAGCCCCGGGAGCAGCCAGCGGGCGCCTGCGAGCACAGCTACTGCGAGGATGAGCTGGCCACCGGTGGCTGCCCCTTCGGGCCCTACCAGGGACGCCAGACAAGCAGCATCTTTGAGGCAGCGAAACGGGAGCTGGCAAAACTGATGCGGATTGAGGTGGGTGGCTGTGGTGTTCCGGGgggggatgtggggtggggggcggggaggcccaCAGGGGCCCATCTCAAGCCCCCTTTCTCTCCAGGACCCCGCCCTCCTGAGCAGCCGGGTCTTGCTGCATCACGCCAAAGCTGGTACCATCATTGCTCGCCAGGGGGACCAGGTGAGGCTGACCCCTGGTCTCTAATGCAACTCCGACCCAAGACCTTTTTCTGACCTCTGAACCTTACCCCTTGGCCCTATGTGTAGATCTCTCTCAGTGTGTGATTTCCATCCCTGCCCCTAGATGCTATACTCTGATCCCTCTTGCGCTCTGGACCTACTGACCTTTCCTCTCTAATCCTCGAAACTTTGACCCGAGGACCACTCCAGGGACATTTGCCAatgttgagacttttttttattgacttgggaggatgctactggcatctagtgggtaaaaGCCAGAGATGCAAGAATGCACAGAGCAGCGCCTCGCAGCAGAATTATTCAGTCCCAAATGTTAATAGTGCAAAGGTTAAGAAGCTCTGTTTTACAGACATTTCCCAAAGTGTACTTCATGGAACACCTGTATCACAAACAAAGGATCTGTGCTCAAACAGATTTGGGAAATGTTGGCTATCCCTTTGTGGAAGCTCTTGGTGAACACCATTAGCATAttcaaggctctgagaagtcctgctgTGAAGAGACTTGCTTCCCAATCTGATGACAAATGGCAGCTTAATATTAGTAACTCCCATTCATATCCCAAACGGAGTCTGGAAGTTCTGTCTTAGAAGATTCCAGCACGTGTATGCGTCTCCTGGGGCTGCAGAGGCAGGAAACGCCAGCAAGATCCCTGTCCTTGGGAAGCCCACAGTTCTGACCGACATTGCACTCAAAGAGTTACTCCAATTCTTGTAAAACCGTACGTGTTTCATGCTTACACATAAAAGACATTCTTGGCTTTACAAAATCTGGCTCAGGCAGGGTAGCAACTCTGAGGAGGTGACCTCTAGCTAAGTAGGAAGGATGGGGAGGAATTAACTAGgtgcaagagggagaaaagaactttctaggcagagggaaagctTGTGCAAATATCCTGTGGTGGGAGTAGGATATGTGACCTCTAGGAAACAAAAGGAAGTCAACAGGGATGGAGTGGAACAAGGGAACTGGGAAAAAATATAGATAcaggtatacacacacatgaaatTATTTATAGTGTATCTACATAAGAcattcagtggtttttaggacattcacagagttgtgcaaccatcaccactatcaatTTTGAATTGAAAGAATACTTTCGTCACCTTGAAAAGAAAGCTCATACCCTTTAGCTATCCCCCTCCTGCCTCCTAACCCCCACCCCAGCGGTAAGTAGCTCCTAATCTTaggtctctgtagatttgcctgttttggacatttcacataaacgGAATCACACAGGATGTGGCCCCCTGtggctgacttctttcacttagcatcatgttttcaaggttcatccacactgtAGTGTGTTGGTGCCACTCCTTCATGATGAAATAATCAATTGTGTGGGCCTACTGCATTTTGTGTATCCGTTCTTcatctgatggacatttgagtgatttccaccttttggctattatgcaCAATGCTGCTGCGAAGATTTCTGTATGAATTTCTGTGGGGATgtacctttccatttcttttgggtgtatatcTAGGAGTCAAGTTGCTGGGTCAGGGCAAtcctacttttaactttttgtgaaCTGTTTTTGACTTTTGCCAGACTGCTCTCCAAAGCAGtggtgctattttattttttatttttttaaaagattttatttatttatttgacagagagacagtgagagaggaaacacaagcagggggagtgggagtgggagtgggagagggagaagcaggcttcccgtggagcagggagcccaatgcggggctggatcccagggccccaggatcatgacccaagccaaaggcagacgcttaacaactgagccacccaggcgcccctggtgctattttatgttcccaccagcagtgatgAGAGTTTCAATTGCTCTACATCCTAACATGTTTTGATGCTAGTCATCCTAGTGTGTGCAGGAgcatctcatggttttgatttgaatttccctagtGAGTGATGGTTTTTAGcatcttttctttattataaattttatttatttgagagagaaaaagaggaagcatgagcagggaggagggaggaggggcagacggagagggagaagcagactccccgctgagcagggagcttgatcccaggaccctgagatcatgacctgaggcgacgGAAGATGCATATATAGAGTATAGAGGGCATAGAggttacctaaaaataaaataaaacctttatttaaaaaatatgggcCTTAATCTGAGCTCAGGTTTTGGTAATCCATTAGTAATGTCTGCTCTGGGTGCCGAATGGGAATTATATACATGTGCTGTGCAGCTCAGAGCTATCCAAAGCCTTTACTCCCCCCTTCCACTTTTCCTTCCTTAGCCTTTCCTCTGGGTGCCTTGAGCTGGGTGGGGGCTGGCACTTGCCCGTgtgcccatctctgcctctgccccacagGATGTGAGCCTGCACTTTGTGCTGTGGGGCTGCCTGCATGTCTACCAGCGCATGATCGACAAGGCAGAGGATGTGTGCTTGTTCGTGGCACAACCTGGGGAGTTGGTGGGGCAGCTGGCAGTGCTCACGGGCGAGCCCCTCATCTTCACACTGAAAGCCCAGCGAGATTGCACCTTCCTGAGGATCTCTAAGTCCGACTTCTATGAGTATGGCTGGGCGCCCCCCTGCCCCGTGGGGTGGGAGTGGCACTTGGAGGGCCCCCACTCGACTCCGTTCTGCTGTGGCAGAGGTCATCCCTCTGGATGCCCAGTGCCTCTCCAGGGCAGCTTTGAGCCCTTCTGATCCCACCGCCAGGCTGTCACCCACCCTCTCCACTTCCTAAGGAATGTTCCAGGGCACCGCCCCCCCCAGCCCATCCACCCCTAACTTTCCCCTCCAGGATCATGCGTGCACAGCCCAGTGTGGTGCTGAGTGCCGCGCACACCGTGGCCGCGAGGATGTCGCCCTTCGTGCGCCAGATGGACTTTGCCATCGACTGGACGGCTGTGGAGGCGGGACGGGCTTTGTACAGGTGCAGCCCTTGCCCTTTCTTGCAGCTCGAGCCTTGCCCGAGACCCAGCCCCGACCCTGTCtgacctgctccccaccccaggcagggCGACCGCTCCGACTGCACCTACATTGTGCTCAATGGGCGGCTGCGCAGCGTCATCCAGCGGGGCAGCGGCAAGAA
Proteins encoded in this window:
- the PNPLA6 gene encoding patatin-like phospholipase domain-containing protein 6 isoform X6, with product MGTSRHGPIVTSSGAADLTEWDGDGGVPASGEGSAGRVCDAQPVPFVPQVLGVMIGAGVAVLVTAVLILLLVRRLRVPKTPAPDGPRYRFRKRDKVLFYGRKIMRKVSQSTSSLVDASVCTTSRPRMKKKLKMLNIAKKILRIQKEAPTLQRKEPPPAVLEADLTEGDLANSHLPSEVLYMLKNVRVLGHFEKPLFLELCRHMVFQRLSQGDYVFRPGQPDASIYVVQDGLLELCLPGPDGKECVVKEVVPGDSVNSLLSILDVITGHQHPQRTVSARAARDSTVLRLPVEAFSDVFTKYPESLVRVVQIIMVRLQRVTFLALHNYLGLTNELFSHEIQPLRLFPSPGLPARTSPVRGSKRVVSTSATEEPRETPGRPPEPTGAPLPGPAGDPVKPTSLEAPSAPLLSRCISMPVDISGLQGGPRSDFDMAYERGRISVSLQEDASGGPQAAPVRTPTQEPREQPAGACEHSYCEDELATGGCPFGPYQGRQTSSIFEAAKRELAKLMRIEDPALLSSRVLLHHAKAGTIIARQGDQDVSLHFVLWGCLHVYQRMIDKAEDVCLFVAQPGELVGQLAVLTGEPLIFTLKAQRDCTFLRISKSDFYEIMRAQPSVVLSAAHTVAARMSPFVRQMDFAIDWTAVEAGRALYRQGDRSDCTYIVLNGRLRSVIQRGSGKKELVGEYGRGDLIGVVEALTRQPRATTVHAVRDTELAKLPEGTLGHIKRRYPQVVTRLIHLLSQKILGNLQQLQGPFPAGSGLGVPPHSELTNPASNLATVAVLPVCAEVPMVAFTLELQHALQAIGPTLLLNSDTIRARLGASALDSIQEFRLSGWLAQQEDAHRIVLYQTDASLTPWTVRCLRQADCILIVGLGDQEPTLGQLEQMLENTAVRALKQLVLLHREEGSGPTRTVEWLNMRSWCSGHLHLRCPRRLFSRRSPAKLHELYEKVFSRRADRHSDFSRLARVLTGNTIALVLGGGGARGCSHIGVLKALEEAGVPVDLVGGTSIGSFIGALYAEERSASRTKQRAREWAKGMTSVMEPVLDLTYPVTSMFTGSAFNRSIHRVFQDKQIEDLWLPYFNVTTDITASAMRVHKDGCVWRYVRASASYCPYLPPLCDPKDGHLLVDGCYVNNVPGQRAHRAGRASELV